One segment of Rubripirellula amarantea DNA contains the following:
- a CDS encoding tetratricopeptide repeat protein yields the protein MRTHLSSPRPQALLAWSFVTIGTLLNAHAGGEPAEDFVKRLRAANYYDTAIAYLDRLDEFPGVDFEYLKARELERSQTFIDAAFASRSTTDRDEYFQKAEDSLKKFLAEGDSPRQSEARLQLGKIQMIRAAQLMIGEPDDQKRALARESYEGAAATFEQIVESLRAKLKEMRGAKIDAQSNPEEAARRDQYKGEFLEAMMNSGEALIYAAKTYPDPGKQAKAQLEKALVSFTDLSEKYSDYVQGAIALLRRGQIQEMLGQPAPALESYMRMLDTVDAPQLREAKFGATSGMVRLSMSQSPPAYDEAITRGEQMLKTARPDERRLPGFAELQVDLAKAFLAKSKDEANLKGPERKKAESEGRQLLVAASKVAGDHLETATKLLSDLGIDKLADEKQLPTAEPPKDFEDALEKSLQIYRASEALIASIDAEQDPGQKESLQDQLEETQSIGIQILRQGLTMISVKSDANLVNQARQILTLFLYREGRYREASVVGMFLAKNAPSSETGLNGGVISLNALQMLLRDDDDNEFLVSTISSFGDYLSKTWPDDPQAANAKEIRVKLALKGERWDEARELILEMDSGPAQASLRRLLGQYLWADAIGKLQAGENDAATNLMQQARDDLKAGLDDVAEGLADERVMSAGLTLAKIHLRLDESTEAEAALSNSKYGPLTLISKLGNSDDSFASDLYGTELQVVVQLMTSDGANLDNLLKRAGGTMDNLRDSVKGEDASKKLEGIYLRLARSIREQLDTAAPAKKAKLIKAFRVFLEQVAGTTQDNATLLWIGQTLMQLGESTMNPGETKAIGNAAELMTAALSTFEKISGEEKSSPSVIFQMGRAQRLLGQYSASINSFEGLLKTMPTMIDAQIEAATAYEQWAATLPPKFAPKSYAKALNGAKPDAKGNNVIWGWGKISKQTMGNEKFRDTFFDARYHLALCRFLWGKALKNNDIIKKSSGDITMVAALYPDLGGNEQRAKFDALLKQIQQASGEPAKGLDAQKKN from the coding sequence ACACGCTGGTGGCGAACCGGCGGAAGATTTCGTCAAACGATTGCGAGCGGCCAACTACTACGACACCGCAATCGCTTATCTCGATCGACTCGACGAATTCCCGGGGGTCGATTTCGAGTACCTCAAGGCGCGTGAACTCGAACGCTCGCAAACGTTCATTGACGCCGCATTCGCATCCCGCAGCACGACGGATCGAGACGAATACTTCCAGAAGGCCGAAGACTCGCTGAAGAAGTTTTTGGCAGAGGGAGACAGCCCTCGTCAGTCCGAAGCCCGGCTTCAACTGGGCAAAATTCAAATGATTCGGGCCGCTCAGTTGATGATTGGCGAACCCGATGATCAGAAACGCGCGTTGGCAAGGGAATCCTACGAAGGAGCGGCCGCCACCTTCGAACAAATCGTCGAATCGTTGCGTGCGAAGCTAAAAGAAATGCGGGGTGCCAAAATTGACGCCCAGTCGAATCCGGAAGAGGCGGCACGCCGCGATCAGTACAAGGGCGAGTTCCTTGAAGCGATGATGAACTCGGGGGAAGCGTTAATCTATGCCGCAAAGACCTATCCCGATCCAGGTAAGCAAGCCAAGGCCCAACTCGAAAAAGCACTGGTAAGCTTCACGGACCTGAGCGAAAAATACAGCGACTATGTCCAAGGCGCAATCGCACTACTGCGACGTGGACAAATTCAAGAGATGCTTGGCCAACCCGCCCCGGCTTTGGAAAGCTACATGCGAATGCTCGACACCGTCGACGCACCGCAACTGCGTGAAGCAAAATTCGGAGCGACTAGCGGTATGGTTCGATTATCGATGAGCCAATCGCCACCGGCCTACGACGAAGCTATCACCCGTGGCGAGCAGATGCTTAAGACTGCCCGCCCAGATGAAAGACGCCTTCCTGGGTTTGCGGAGCTACAGGTCGACTTGGCAAAGGCTTTCCTCGCGAAATCCAAAGACGAAGCGAACTTAAAAGGCCCCGAACGCAAAAAAGCCGAAAGCGAAGGTCGGCAATTGCTGGTCGCAGCATCCAAAGTTGCCGGTGATCATTTGGAAACAGCAACCAAGCTGCTTTCCGATTTAGGCATCGACAAGTTGGCGGACGAAAAGCAGCTCCCCACGGCCGAACCGCCAAAAGACTTCGAGGACGCTTTGGAGAAGTCTTTGCAGATCTACCGAGCCTCCGAAGCATTGATCGCGTCCATTGATGCCGAACAAGACCCCGGTCAAAAGGAGTCGCTGCAAGATCAACTCGAAGAAACGCAGTCCATCGGCATCCAAATTTTGCGTCAGGGATTGACGATGATTAGCGTGAAAAGTGATGCCAACCTCGTCAATCAAGCGAGGCAGATCCTAACGCTATTTCTGTATCGCGAAGGGCGATACCGCGAAGCGTCAGTGGTGGGAATGTTTCTCGCTAAGAATGCTCCGAGCTCGGAAACCGGACTCAATGGCGGAGTCATCTCGCTTAACGCTTTGCAGATGCTTCTGAGAGACGACGACGACAATGAATTCCTCGTTTCCACCATATCATCGTTCGGTGATTACCTTTCGAAGACTTGGCCAGACGATCCTCAGGCGGCCAACGCGAAAGAAATCCGCGTCAAACTGGCGTTGAAAGGTGAACGCTGGGACGAAGCCCGCGAGCTGATTTTAGAAATGGACAGCGGGCCTGCTCAGGCGAGCCTTCGACGATTGCTTGGCCAATATCTTTGGGCCGACGCGATTGGAAAACTGCAAGCTGGTGAAAATGACGCCGCAACGAACTTGATGCAGCAAGCTCGTGACGACTTGAAGGCGGGACTCGATGACGTCGCCGAAGGATTGGCGGATGAACGAGTCATGAGCGCTGGACTTACTCTCGCAAAAATTCACTTACGACTCGACGAATCTACCGAAGCCGAAGCGGCGCTTTCGAATTCGAAATACGGTCCGCTTACCTTGATCAGCAAGCTCGGCAATTCCGACGACTCATTCGCAAGTGATTTGTACGGCACTGAACTACAAGTCGTAGTCCAGCTCATGACGTCCGATGGCGCCAATTTGGACAACTTGCTCAAGCGAGCTGGCGGGACCATGGATAACCTTCGCGATAGCGTGAAAGGGGAAGACGCGTCTAAGAAACTCGAGGGCATCTACCTGCGGTTAGCCCGAAGCATCCGCGAGCAACTCGACACGGCCGCACCAGCGAAAAAGGCAAAGCTAATCAAAGCATTCCGAGTCTTCTTGGAACAAGTCGCGGGAACTACCCAGGACAACGCGACGTTGCTTTGGATCGGCCAAACGCTCATGCAACTGGGTGAATCGACGATGAATCCGGGCGAAACGAAGGCGATCGGTAATGCTGCAGAACTCATGACGGCAGCTCTCAGCACGTTCGAAAAAATTAGTGGCGAAGAAAAGTCATCACCGTCGGTGATCTTTCAAATGGGGCGAGCGCAACGCTTGCTAGGGCAATACTCGGCTTCGATCAATTCATTTGAAGGATTGCTGAAGACCATGCCAACGATGATTGATGCACAAATCGAAGCAGCGACTGCTTACGAACAATGGGCGGCAACGCTGCCACCCAAGTTCGCTCCCAAGTCGTATGCGAAAGCTCTCAACGGAGCCAAACCCGATGCCAAGGGCAACAATGTGATTTGGGGCTGGGGAAAGATCAGCAAACAGACCATGGGGAACGAGAAATTCCGAGACACGTTCTTCGACGCTCGGTATCACTTGGCACTTTGCCGGTTCCTTTGGGGGAAAGCTTTAAAAAATAACGACATCATCAAGAAATCTTCCGGTGACATCACCATGGTTGCCGCGTTGTACCCTGACCTTGGGGGGAACGAACAGCGCGCGAAGTTTGATGCCCTGCTGAAACAGATCCAACAGGCCAGTGGTGAACCAGCCAAGGGTCTCGATGCCCAGAAGAAAAACTAG
- a CDS encoding tetratricopeptide repeat protein yields MNRPFPIALFGSFVVFAIGFSGVASGQQDRLYDTSGKNIAGTVTQISAKGVQIKKGSNAQNFMASDVEKILFDGDPSGLTKGREFALDGQYEQALEQLKTVDLDKIKRDAIEADYMFYTAMSQAKLALAGKGPKDAAAKMMLSFAKKHSQSYHFFDAAKLLGDLALALGDPQTALRYYGSLSKAPSPDTKIESRYLAGMVFLKSGESDKALEQFEPIIGLNAQTPATTRLQILSKAGKAVALSQKGESSEGLALVKTLITELSPTDIEMAARVYNAAGACYEASGDNDGAVFAYLHTHLMYSALPDAHAESLLRLIELWPKVGKPERAAEARQELQQRYPGAK; encoded by the coding sequence ATGAATCGTCCTTTCCCGATCGCCCTGTTTGGTTCGTTCGTTGTTTTCGCGATTGGCTTCTCGGGTGTGGCTTCCGGTCAACAAGATCGCCTTTACGACACGTCTGGGAAGAACATTGCTGGCACGGTGACTCAGATCAGCGCCAAGGGTGTGCAGATCAAAAAGGGCAGCAACGCCCAGAACTTCATGGCCAGCGACGTCGAAAAAATCTTGTTCGACGGCGATCCGTCTGGCTTGACCAAAGGCCGAGAGTTTGCCTTGGACGGCCAATACGAACAGGCCCTCGAGCAACTCAAGACAGTCGACCTGGACAAGATCAAACGAGACGCAATCGAAGCGGATTACATGTTCTACACCGCTATGTCGCAGGCCAAACTGGCATTAGCTGGCAAGGGGCCCAAGGATGCCGCGGCAAAGATGATGCTTAGCTTTGCGAAGAAACATAGCCAGTCCTATCACTTCTTTGACGCTGCCAAATTGCTTGGCGACTTAGCCTTGGCCTTGGGCGATCCCCAAACCGCGTTGCGATACTACGGTTCACTCTCGAAGGCTCCATCACCTGATACGAAGATTGAATCTCGCTATTTGGCGGGCATGGTGTTTTTAAAATCGGGTGAAAGCGATAAAGCCCTTGAACAGTTCGAGCCCATCATTGGCCTCAACGCACAAACCCCCGCGACGACGCGGTTGCAAATTTTGTCCAAGGCGGGCAAAGCGGTCGCACTTTCTCAAAAAGGTGAATCCTCCGAAGGCTTGGCGTTGGTGAAAACATTGATCACCGAACTTAGTCCGACAGACATTGAAATGGCGGCTCGCGTTTACAACGCTGCGGGCGCTTGCTACGAAGCAAGCGGCGATAATGACGGAGCTGTTTTTGCATACTTGCACACGCACCTGATGTACTCAGCACTTCCCGATGCCCACGCGGAATCACTGCTGAGGTTGATTGAATTGTGGCCCAAAGTAGGAAAGCCTGAGCGAGCGGCCGAGGCACGCCAGGAATTACAACAACGCTATCCGGGTGCCAAGTAG
- a CDS encoding MotA/TolQ/ExbB proton channel family protein — protein sequence MSIARGSLFDLLRVGMILIGLFVCVGSPTLSLAQDDAAAEFADDPEPAAVADPAPAAESAAPAGGAAPATPAKKQNLLSWTIESLGYGYVFIFLALSVCLVSLFVMNVLAARRDTLCPQELVDSFEERLNEKDFQGAYDMARTDESVLGQVLSAGLAKLSRGYNKALEGMQEVGEEESMKLEHRLSYMALIGNLSPMIGLFGTVQGMISSFQVIATGGSTPKPSDLAAGISTALFTTLVGLAVAIPAIAAYNILRNRVSRLLLEVGVTSEDLMSRFEDVQPQGAKK from the coding sequence ATGTCCATCGCCCGTGGTTCCCTGTTTGACCTGCTACGTGTTGGGATGATCCTAATCGGGTTATTCGTTTGTGTCGGTTCCCCAACGTTGTCGCTTGCTCAAGACGACGCGGCCGCCGAGTTCGCTGACGATCCTGAACCCGCCGCCGTTGCGGACCCGGCCCCCGCTGCCGAGAGCGCGGCCCCGGCGGGTGGAGCCGCACCTGCGACACCAGCCAAAAAGCAGAACTTGCTATCCTGGACGATCGAATCGCTCGGATACGGGTACGTTTTCATCTTCTTGGCTCTGTCGGTCTGTCTGGTTTCGCTGTTCGTGATGAATGTTTTGGCTGCTCGCCGCGATACGCTTTGCCCCCAAGAGCTCGTAGATAGCTTCGAAGAACGACTCAATGAGAAGGATTTCCAGGGGGCATACGACATGGCTCGCACCGATGAGTCCGTGCTAGGCCAAGTACTCTCTGCTGGACTTGCCAAACTCTCACGTGGGTACAACAAGGCCCTTGAAGGCATGCAAGAAGTTGGCGAGGAAGAAAGCATGAAGCTTGAACACCGCCTCTCTTACATGGCATTGATTGGAAACCTGTCACCCATGATCGGATTGTTCGGCACGGTCCAGGGGATGATCTCGTCGTTCCAGGTGATTGCAACCGGCGGATCGACGCCGAAGCCATCGGACTTGGCTGCTGGTATTTCGACGGCTTTGTTCACGACGTTGGTCGGTTTGGCCGTCGCGATTCCCGCAATCGCGGCCTACAACATTCTTCGAAATCGAGTGTCGAGATTACTATTAGAAGTGGGTGTCACGAGTGAAGACTTGATGAGCCGATTCGAAGATGTTCAACCCCAGGGTGCAAAAAAGTAG
- a CDS encoding ExbD/TolR family protein, with protein sequence MRVKKTNVDLAEGDLTPMIDMTFQLIAFFMVLINFAQTESNDKVKLPSSQLVKPPEAPLEFPIILHVAQDGAIYLGGDDYTPETLRLGLGQEISVIKAEGKSVSDANVVIRAHKDAAAGAVQEVIRVAQEQKLENFALRVKEDRS encoded by the coding sequence ATGCGCGTCAAAAAAACAAACGTCGATCTAGCTGAAGGCGACCTAACGCCAATGATTGACATGACGTTTCAGTTGATTGCCTTCTTCATGGTGTTGATCAATTTCGCGCAGACCGAATCCAATGACAAGGTAAAGTTGCCCAGCAGCCAATTGGTCAAACCGCCAGAGGCACCGTTGGAGTTCCCAATCATCTTGCACGTTGCCCAAGACGGTGCAATCTATTTGGGCGGGGACGATTACACGCCAGAGACGCTTCGTTTGGGCCTGGGGCAAGAGATCAGTGTGATTAAGGCCGAAGGCAAATCTGTTTCCGACGCCAACGTTGTTATCCGCGCTCATAAAGACGCCGCCGCAGGTGCCGTTCAAGAGGTCATTCGCGTGGCTCAGGAGCAGAAACTCGAAAACTTTGCTCTGCGGGTAAAGGAGGATCGATCATGA
- a CDS encoding ExbD/TolR family protein: MKIRGGKDKEKNELNMTSMIDIVFLLLIFFVMTFKIVEQEGDFSVRMPLAGGAGAADITDLPLKLRLRADGDGKLTGMALNEIDLGVDFDKLRGNVVSLIGSTAPAGDDGDGPELEIDTDYQLRYQYVIEAITAVSGYKDGDQVVKLIEKIKFAKPRR, from the coding sequence ATGAAGATTCGAGGCGGTAAAGACAAAGAAAAGAACGAGTTGAACATGACGAGCATGATCGACATCGTTTTCTTGCTACTGATCTTCTTTGTGATGACGTTCAAAATCGTCGAGCAGGAAGGCGACTTCAGCGTGCGAATGCCGCTAGCTGGTGGCGCGGGTGCTGCTGACATCACTGATCTACCGCTCAAATTGCGGTTGCGAGCCGATGGTGATGGAAAACTAACCGGAATGGCACTCAACGAAATTGACCTAGGCGTTGACTTCGACAAACTACGCGGAAACGTTGTCTCGCTGATCGGCTCAACGGCACCAGCGGGCGATGACGGCGATGGTCCCGAACTGGAAATCGACACTGATTATCAACTTCGATATCAATATGTAATTGAGGCAATAACGGCAGTCTCGGGGTACAAAGATGGCGACCAAGTGGTCAAACTGATTGAAAAGATCAAGTTCGCCAAACCCCGACGTTAA
- a CDS encoding anthranilate synthase component II — protein MKRSSSPNPDVKGRWLYTAAFPQLILLLDNYDSFVHNLARYFRCLGVATQVVRSDQIDVEGCRRLNPDAIVISPGPKRPEDAGCSIDVIRHFDSAVPILGVCLGHQAIGLAMGGRIIEVPPMHGIASLVTHNTEGLFAGCSNPTQVGRYHSLAIDPTSVPDCLQVTATSDDGIIMAVRHRQRPLLGVQFHPESILSEDGARLLENFANMSRCRVTNPIDLNAARLSFSRQETA, from the coding sequence TTGAAAAGATCAAGTTCGCCAAACCCCGACGTTAAAGGCCGGTGGCTGTATACCGCCGCGTTTCCTCAGTTGATTCTTCTACTCGATAATTACGATTCGTTCGTTCACAACCTAGCTCGCTACTTCCGCTGTCTTGGCGTAGCGACCCAGGTCGTTCGCAGCGATCAAATCGATGTCGAGGGATGTCGCCGTTTGAACCCCGACGCCATCGTCATTTCTCCTGGGCCGAAACGGCCCGAAGATGCTGGTTGCAGCATCGATGTGATTCGGCACTTCGACTCGGCGGTTCCAATCCTTGGTGTTTGTTTGGGGCATCAGGCCATCGGGTTAGCAATGGGCGGACGAATCATCGAGGTTCCTCCGATGCACGGGATCGCGAGCTTGGTGACTCACAACACAGAAGGTTTGTTTGCGGGCTGCTCAAACCCAACCCAAGTGGGACGCTACCATTCGCTCGCGATTGATCCGACAAGTGTGCCGGATTGCCTTCAAGTTACCGCAACAAGCGACGACGGGATCATTATGGCCGTGCGGCATCGCCAACGCCCGTTACTTGGAGTTCAATTTCATCCCGAGTCAATTTTGTCGGAAGACGGCGCAAGGTTGTTGGAAAACTTTGCCAACATGAGCCGTTGCCGTGTAACCAACCCCATCGATCTAAACGCGGCAAGACTATCGTTCTCTCGGCAGGAAACCGCATGA
- a CDS encoding DUF447 domain-containing protein, whose protein sequence is MILESIVTSLNNDGVVNVAPMGPTVDEAFTQITLRPFKSSRTYQNLIQQRKAVVHVTDNVMLFAKAAVDALTVEEMQSLVQPLETTGLFRLRDCHRYFVVDIDTIAEDNLRATLKCRIVDSGVVRPFFGFNRAKHAVIEAAILATRTHLIAADELQDQLSRLRPLVDKTAGSDEHAAFEFLVQTINERLAANHCN, encoded by the coding sequence ATGATATTGGAATCGATCGTTACCAGTTTGAATAACGATGGCGTCGTCAACGTTGCTCCGATGGGTCCGACCGTCGACGAAGCGTTCACCCAAATCACGCTGCGTCCGTTTAAGAGTTCACGGACTTACCAAAATTTGATTCAGCAGCGTAAAGCCGTTGTTCACGTGACCGACAACGTGATGCTGTTCGCAAAAGCCGCCGTGGATGCATTGACTGTTGAAGAGATGCAGTCACTCGTCCAGCCGCTCGAAACAACTGGACTGTTCCGACTACGGGATTGTCACCGCTATTTCGTCGTCGACATTGACACGATTGCAGAAGACAATCTCCGAGCGACATTAAAGTGCCGGATTGTGGATTCGGGTGTAGTTCGTCCATTTTTCGGCTTCAACCGCGCCAAACATGCGGTAATCGAAGCTGCGATTCTGGCAACGCGAACTCATTTGATCGCCGCGGACGAACTCCAAGACCAGCTCTCTCGCCTGCGTCCACTGGTCGACAAAACCGCGGGTTCTGACGAACATGCCGCTTTTGAATTTCTTGTGCAAACCATTAATGAGCGACTTGCCGCCAACCACTGCAACTAA
- a CDS encoding GHMP family kinase ATP-binding protein: protein MSDLPPTTATKSPLRPIQIVTGSRLHFGLLRASSPFGGVGVMIDTPQTKVTVSPAESWSIDTQFSSRAVPIAQRVARIAGSKDLPNCRVTVQNDTSRKHQGLGSGTQLSLSIAEGLCQFANLDVSQEQLAVQIADRGKRSAVGVHGYFQGGLIHEEPTDGRSLNPVVNRIPLPPQWRVAFYLPPTPNDPVSGTIESDMFAKLPDADERHICELQNCLSQNLIPSASRGDFEGFTTAVTTYNRLSGMLFAEVQGGAYNGENVTTLVKKLQQHGAVGVGQSSWGPGVFAWFESAASLTDFHLDIDSELRPSFVASVMNQGRH, encoded by the coding sequence ATGAGCGACTTGCCGCCAACCACTGCAACTAAATCGCCTCTGCGTCCTATCCAAATCGTGACTGGTTCAAGGCTTCACTTTGGATTGCTGCGAGCGTCATCGCCCTTTGGGGGAGTCGGTGTGATGATCGATACTCCGCAAACAAAGGTCACCGTGTCGCCGGCTGAATCCTGGAGCATCGACACGCAGTTTTCTTCCCGAGCCGTCCCCATCGCGCAGCGAGTAGCGAGAATTGCCGGATCCAAGGACTTGCCCAATTGTCGAGTTACCGTCCAGAACGACACATCCCGGAAACACCAAGGACTGGGCAGTGGTACCCAACTTAGCCTGTCGATCGCCGAAGGGCTTTGCCAATTTGCCAATCTAGATGTCAGTCAGGAGCAACTCGCCGTTCAAATCGCTGACCGAGGAAAGCGATCCGCAGTCGGTGTGCATGGATACTTCCAAGGCGGCCTGATCCATGAGGAACCGACCGACGGTCGTTCGCTCAATCCAGTGGTAAACCGCATTCCGCTTCCCCCGCAGTGGCGCGTCGCCTTTTATCTGCCCCCGACTCCCAATGATCCCGTTAGCGGAACCATCGAGAGCGATATGTTTGCCAAGTTGCCGGACGCTGACGAGCGACACATTTGCGAGTTGCAAAATTGTTTATCGCAGAATCTGATTCCATCAGCATCTCGCGGTGACTTCGAAGGGTTTACAACCGCCGTGACGACCTACAACCGGTTAAGTGGAATGCTATTCGCCGAAGTCCAAGGCGGTGCCTACAACGGTGAAAACGTTACCACGCTTGTAAAAAAACTACAGCAACATGGTGCTGTAGGAGTGGGGCAAAGCAGTTGGGGGCCAGGAGTGTTTGCGTGGTTTGAATCAGCAGCTTCGTTGACCGATTTCCATCTCGACATCGATTCGGAACTGCGGCCTTCTTTTGTGGCAAGCGTCATGAACCAGGGTCGACACTAG
- a CDS encoding permease, giving the protein MLDNIAGLILMVGILTFGFGFPIEFAVSAMVPGTALGVLVGDLMFFYLAFRLAKQTGNQEVTAMPLGLDTPSTFGITALVLGASFKQGQAMGLEDIEAAYRTWHIGIWCIVLTGLLKFALAPFTEWVRTIIPRAGLLGSLAAIALVLISFLPLTEILGHPLPGMLALVIVLTTLIARVPLPGNVPGTLGALIVSGTVYYLMCAVPGNAYHFPEPLVVEWFPTRWLEAWQFGWLSHFSDALPYLPIAMPFAIATVVGGIDCTESAASAGDAYDTRTVIGIEGFATLIAGLSGGVIQTTPYIGHPAYKAMGGRAGYTLATALVVGSAGLVGYFAYLNAYIPAPAVYPILVFVGLEITAQSFIATPRRHYAAVAIACLPALAFLAINIPNRIFNDQALRDAGLSATTLADGLLMGNLSTINMLSSGFILTSLLWSWALASAIDRKLDVAAKVFLLAAAFTIVGAMHSPLDGSRLFLPIGPEGWGDIVLSAEYRPAVFEFFFAYLASAAVLFGWSRWVPSVDPGS; this is encoded by the coding sequence ATGCTCGATAACATCGCGGGCCTGATTCTGATGGTCGGCATCCTGACGTTTGGATTCGGCTTTCCGATCGAGTTTGCGGTGTCGGCGATGGTCCCCGGAACAGCCTTGGGAGTGCTCGTCGGCGACCTGATGTTTTTCTACTTGGCCTTTCGCCTAGCAAAGCAAACCGGCAATCAGGAAGTCACCGCGATGCCGTTGGGCTTAGATACCCCATCGACCTTCGGGATCACCGCACTCGTCCTTGGGGCATCGTTCAAGCAAGGCCAGGCAATGGGCCTTGAAGATATCGAAGCTGCCTACCGTACGTGGCACATTGGAATCTGGTGCATTGTATTAACCGGGCTGCTGAAGTTTGCACTCGCGCCATTCACCGAGTGGGTGCGAACCATCATTCCGCGTGCCGGGTTACTCGGATCGCTTGCCGCGATCGCGCTCGTGCTGATTAGCTTTTTGCCACTAACGGAAATCCTGGGACATCCGTTGCCAGGCATGCTCGCACTCGTAATCGTTTTAACGACCTTGATCGCAAGGGTTCCGTTGCCGGGCAACGTTCCGGGAACCTTGGGTGCGTTAATTGTCTCGGGAACCGTTTACTACTTGATGTGTGCTGTTCCAGGTAATGCCTATCATTTCCCTGAACCTCTGGTCGTTGAGTGGTTTCCCACACGATGGCTGGAAGCATGGCAGTTTGGTTGGCTGAGCCATTTTAGCGATGCGCTGCCTTACCTCCCCATTGCGATGCCGTTTGCGATCGCTACGGTTGTTGGAGGCATTGATTGCACAGAAAGTGCTGCTTCGGCGGGCGACGCGTACGACACTCGAACGGTGATCGGCATTGAAGGATTCGCAACGTTGATTGCGGGGTTATCTGGCGGCGTGATCCAAACAACACCTTACATCGGACATCCTGCTTATAAGGCGATGGGAGGCCGTGCGGGCTACACATTAGCGACCGCTCTTGTAGTCGGATCCGCAGGGCTAGTCGGGTACTTTGCCTACTTGAACGCTTACATCCCGGCGCCTGCGGTGTATCCCATTTTGGTTTTCGTTGGCCTGGAAATCACGGCGCAAAGTTTCATTGCAACCCCTCGGCGCCACTACGCCGCGGTGGCGATTGCTTGTTTGCCGGCGCTGGCATTCTTAGCCATCAATATCCCCAATCGAATTTTTAACGACCAAGCACTTCGGGACGCAGGGCTATCGGCCACTACGCTTGCGGATGGTTTGCTAATGGGGAATCTAAGTACAATCAATATGCTTAGCAGTGGCTTCATCCTGACCAGTTTGCTTTGGTCGTGGGCACTGGCGTCCGCGATCGATCGAAAGTTAGACGTCGCGGCCAAAGTGTTCCTATTGGCTGCTGCTTTTACGATCGTTGGGGCGATGCATTCTCCGCTGGATGGCAGTCGGTTGTTTCTGCCGATAGGGCCCGAAGGATGGGGCGATATTGTGCTGAGCGCCGAGTATCGCCCTGCTGTTTTTGAATTCTTCTTTGCCTACCTAGCGTCGGCAGCGGTGCTCTTCGGGTGGTCGCGATGGGTTCCTAGTGTCGACCCTGGTTCATGA